One genomic region from Thalassomonas viridans encodes:
- a CDS encoding adenylyl-sulfate kinase yields MVIWLLGVSGAGKSTLGNRLKSYCDAQGIKSFLLDGDLVRDFYDNDLGYSPPDRRHNIKRIMLAARVLEQNGIIPIVCNISPFEDLRRFARQKFDNYQQVYLRKDIRHARTNDVKNIYKDHMNKTPLVGVDMTFEPPLSNELVLDVDKESVDDSFARLKSLLQKGFHHEK; encoded by the coding sequence ATGGTTATCTGGTTATTGGGTGTCTCGGGTGCAGGTAAATCCACCCTGGGCAACAGGCTCAAAAGCTACTGCGATGCGCAGGGAATCAAGTCCTTTCTCCTCGACGGCGATCTCGTGCGGGACTTTTACGACAATGATCTCGGCTATAGCCCGCCGGACAGGCGCCACAACATCAAGCGTATCATGCTCGCCGCCCGTGTGCTGGAACAAAACGGCATTATCCCCATAGTGTGCAACATCTCGCCTTTTGAAGATTTACGCCGTTTCGCCCGGCAAAAATTCGATAATTACCAGCAAGTTTACCTGCGTAAGGACATCCGGCACGCCCGGACAAATGACGTTAAAAATATTTATAAAGACCATATGAATAAAACTCCCCTGGTGGGGGTAGACATGACATTCGAGCCGCCGCTAAGCAATGAACTGGTGCTCGATGTGGATAAGGAAAGCGTCGATGATTCCTTCGCCAGGCTAAAGTCATTGTTACAAAAAGGTTTTCACCATGAAAAATAG
- a CDS encoding TSUP family transporter, whose translation MDLPLVLVIVVTSVIQSVFGVGVLLFGTPLLLMFGYPFVPTLATLLPISLTINLLQVIGGQKHIHFAFYRRLLLYSVPPIVLLLAFTVTMAVNVSFVIGLFLLLISLKAFSARVEKGIGYLFRFEKSFLLLQGIVHGLTNLGGSLLTSKVFSLKISKPEKRATISLSYLTFALFQLLTLASLDQLGDFNLYYVLIGSLVFILTEGLVYRKIPSQQYDTLFAGFLFFSGSMLIYKGVL comes from the coding sequence ATGGATTTACCCCTGGTTCTCGTCATTGTTGTTACGTCAGTAATTCAATCTGTTTTTGGCGTGGGTGTGCTGCTGTTCGGCACACCTTTACTGCTGATGTTCGGCTACCCCTTTGTACCGACACTGGCCACTTTATTGCCAATTTCCCTGACCATTAACCTGCTGCAGGTGATCGGCGGGCAAAAACATATTCATTTTGCCTTTTATCGCCGGCTGCTGCTCTACTCGGTTCCCCCGATAGTGCTGCTGCTCGCTTTTACCGTGACCATGGCGGTCAATGTGTCCTTTGTTATCGGTCTCTTTTTGCTGCTGATTTCCCTGAAAGCCTTTTCCGCCCGGGTGGAAAAAGGCATCGGTTACCTGTTTAGGTTTGAGAAAAGCTTTTTGCTCCTCCAGGGCATTGTCCATGGCCTCACCAACCTGGGCGGCTCATTGCTGACCTCTAAAGTTTTCAGCCTCAAGATCAGCAAACCGGAAAAAAGGGCCACCATTAGCCTGTCATATCTGACATTTGCCCTGTTCCAGTTGCTGACCCTGGCCTCGCTGGACCAGCTGGGGGATTTTAATCTTTATTATGTCTTGATCGGCAGCCTGGTTTTTATCCTGACCGAAGGGCTGGTCTATCGTAAAATTCCGAGCCAGCAATACGACACCCTGTTTGCCGGCTTTTTATTTTTTTCGGGTTCCATGTTGATCTACAAGGGGGTTCTGTGA
- the sbnA gene encoding 2,3-diaminopropionate biosynthesis protein SbnA, which translates to MLLSKLDSISSLVGNTQVLRIDTHKEIDIFAKLEFNGLSNSIKDRAAYNILYQGILNGKITRDSTIVESSSGNLAVSLAAMCQFLGIRFIPVIDKNINRFYETKLAMYCEQVIKITERDHTGGYLLNRLAKVEQLLGEIPGSVWTNQYENEHNRQAYYDHMAPEIISEFEELDYLFVACSTGGTITGLSTRLKAHYPNLKVIAVDIEGSTIFTTSDKKRFVSGLGASLRTKHFDSARIDDYIIVSHQDIIDGCHRLRADQAIMAGASSGANYSAIGKYIERREISPRDKVLFLVHDSGEAYIDTIYNKQWAADLPALMK; encoded by the coding sequence ATGTTATTATCTAAATTAGACTCCATCAGCTCCCTGGTCGGCAACACCCAGGTCCTGCGCATCGACACGCATAAAGAGATCGATATCTTTGCCAAACTGGAATTCAACGGACTTTCCAACAGCATCAAGGACAGGGCCGCCTACAACATCCTCTATCAGGGGATCCTCAATGGGAAGATCACCCGGGATTCCACCATAGTCGAGTCCAGCTCGGGCAACCTGGCGGTTTCGCTCGCCGCCATGTGCCAGTTTCTGGGGATCCGCTTTATTCCTGTTATTGACAAGAATATCAACCGGTTTTACGAAACCAAACTGGCGATGTATTGTGAACAGGTGATCAAGATCACCGAACGCGACCATACCGGCGGTTACCTGCTCAACCGGCTGGCGAAAGTCGAACAGCTGCTGGGGGAAATCCCCGGCAGCGTCTGGACCAATCAGTATGAAAACGAACATAACCGCCAGGCCTACTATGACCATATGGCGCCGGAAATCATCTCTGAATTTGAAGAGCTCGACTATTTATTTGTCGCCTGCAGCACCGGGGGCACCATCACCGGCTTATCCACCCGGTTAAAGGCCCATTACCCGAACCTTAAAGTTATTGCCGTGGATATCGAAGGTTCCACCATTTTTACCACCAGCGATAAAAAGCGCTTCGTTTCCGGCCTGGGAGCCAGCCTGAGAACCAAGCACTTTGACAGCGCCCGGATAGACGATTACATCATAGTCTCCCACCAGGATATCATTGACGGTTGTCACCGGTTGCGTGCCGACCAGGCCATTATGGCGGGGGCCTCCAGCGGCGCCAACTACAGCGCCATAGGCAAATATATCGAGCGCCGGGAAATTTCCCCCCGGGACAAGGTTCTCTTCCTAGTTCACGACTCGGGGGAAGCCTATATCGACACCATATACAATAAACAGTGGGCGGCAGACCTGCCGGCCCTGATGAAGTAA
- a CDS encoding sulfotransferase family 2 domain-containing protein, with protein sequence MNKQQIAFVHIPRTAGNNFGAILQQNYAKAGIKDFYVDDNEDVATQSIEDFVALPPRQKQSYQVVKGHFSFGFDPALAQASHLTFVREPVNRLVSYYFYALGAKNHYLKQWLLKDRVTIDEFLTSNVSTELDNFQVRMLSGHEFSDRSQKVEQAHLDLAKHNLEHKFRAFGITEEFELSVFYLARVMGWKTPYYQKIGVARNKFGFQGLSEQTQAEVMQLNRFDVELYRFAKALFQQRLEQLGSPFMDQFAHFKRRNRHFLPEKPGIKSRCLQLLYRRMALPQG encoded by the coding sequence ATGAACAAACAACAAATCGCTTTTGTCCATATCCCGAGAACGGCGGGCAATAACTTCGGTGCGATCCTGCAGCAGAACTATGCCAAGGCAGGCATCAAAGATTTCTATGTCGATGACAATGAAGATGTCGCAACCCAAAGCATTGAAGATTTTGTCGCCCTGCCCCCCCGGCAGAAGCAAAGCTATCAGGTGGTCAAGGGCCATTTCAGCTTTGGCTTTGACCCGGCGCTGGCGCAGGCCTCTCACCTGACTTTTGTCCGGGAGCCCGTCAACCGCCTGGTTTCTTATTATTTTTATGCCCTGGGGGCAAAAAATCACTACCTCAAGCAATGGCTGCTTAAGGACAGGGTGACTATCGATGAATTTCTCACCAGCAATGTCTCCACCGAGCTTGATAACTTTCAGGTAAGAATGCTCAGCGGCCATGAGTTTAGCGATCGCTCGCAAAAAGTTGAACAGGCGCACCTGGACCTGGCCAAACACAACCTGGAGCACAAGTTCAGGGCCTTTGGCATCACTGAGGAATTCGAGCTATCCGTTTTTTACCTGGCCAGGGTCATGGGCTGGAAAACCCCTTATTACCAGAAAATAGGCGTCGCCCGCAACAAATTCGGTTTCCAGGGGTTAAGTGAGCAAACCCAGGCCGAGGTCATGCAACTCAACCGCTTTGATGTCGAACTTTACCGGTTTGCCAAAGCGCTGTTCCAGCAGCGCCTCGAACAGCTGGGCAGCCCGTTTATGGACCAGTTTGCTCACTTTAAACGGCGCAACCGGCATTTTTTACCGGAAAAACCGGGAATCAAATCCAGGTGCCTCCAATTGCTTTACCGCCGTATGGCACTCCCCCAAGGTTAA
- a CDS encoding non-ribosomal peptide synthetase, giving the protein MSILPILDQLTARKVIIKKNQQKLNVDAPANALNPELVAALKNHKPRLMAMLEHSELSGFLQQTSPAAGRYEFRPEQLKLLDALAKPSSCHLGQYHLLAFTLRQQQSQAAIAEKLSQVIRHADALRLAVTRVEDGYRGEYLPLDDNFLRQVISTDEGRPDLTQLQQQLSAATFGGQPLFRLVVYPRAQQLTLVFALHVLQADVPALALFRQRISSVFSGLEQPVSPSTAESHWALAQEEALPADGESRWRAHQGQAGNLTPASAPPPAKSCRVDLDLDASGLKQQLEQAKTSLQQFAAAIVSHTVRQVNGCEEVMLYQYGKARKLPFHSVDFRHTAAALDFGYPLCLSAPPASSLSGQLQQLKQKKAQQPQDGAALSHWLQQESSFAIAGNCIKLSCSDLTEAYAEVSLAEQHLAEADSLVLPYLPATTLDCRLSERQLSFVVSGFGLDAAQFERELEQAARQMISLLSAGPQLAWYTSDLDVSLTQQQLTRVISQYNQVEAIHRITPLQHGMYFHSLLDNNAYTINTSLDIVGDFDVARFRRAAARLVAGHSALRTRFSDINSETIHQIILTAGEIPVDEYDLSARAPAQQDEAFADIIRDLPPFNLADGPLLRFTSGKLKEQTHRINLAFHHIILDGWSVPLLIERVLQLYHQDTGSAVETAAPASLYVRWLEQQDAGSAGKYWSAQLAEIDEPTKINIELPPSNKTGQKISQTLTFDQEQSRAINRLAHQHKTTLNVVLQAAWGYLLHRYSGAQTVVFGSTTSGRPSQIPGIESMVGMFMNTVPVAMTIRPQLTLSQWLAELHQAHIDRESHSYLPLNKITELSGLDNGIPLFDSLLVVENMPRPGSGGDGRQALRLENYTMEEDSHYPITLDVVNSTHISITIKFDDEKYLKRDFDRLIGGFKTIICAMVEAPGQTLAEIDIISEADRRQLSQWHQQGTLEIPDLCPHQLISEQARLRPAATALVCNDRHLSYAELESQSNRLADYLLQQTSGERQDSLIALMIPRSIELVTSILAVWKTGSGYIPIDPELPAERIDAILQDADADILLCSPQQQDKLGRLNWQGQIAELDPQIVHDEQYNSRLPDRQVPPDALSYVIFTSGSTGRPKGAQIEHVGALNHMLNKVIDLQIDENSRVVQNASQSFDISVWQMFCALISGGTTYIYDQQKVLDIRRFIDSINDDAITILEVVPSYMGLLLDTLPQDRQHFEQLKFLMVTGETVDAHTINRWFGSFPAIPVFNAYGPTEASDDITHHLMTGGEQINPVPIGKVLKNFNIHIVDEQLRELPVGVKGEILVTGIGVGRGYINDPEKTALAFGSGGFTDRYKGRYYKTGDIGRFRPDGVVEFFGRKDKQVKVHGHRIELEEIEGQLQSIPGVKGAVVLDCRSEQGNTFLCAHIQSDRTLDGDFLTGELRKTLPFYMLPSHYLSHRQFPLNNSGKVDRGALRSIEIVHSQDFEQVKAATETEQELLDTWCQVLDNREIGVTDNYFRIGGDSFKAIQIAAKYGRGLTVVHLYDYPSVRELARFLDSQGEQLQQQLLTKLVEQPGETRLTVIGVPNSAGNPVSFLDTARAVAGLSDEIDFYGMTLPRNPVGSAGEMTEEISRLADEIAGWAGREISTPLVIYGQCNGSAMAIAIANRLEQSGIEVRGLVIGGALQRIRHNRDDERSDEQIIDFLRSLGAPLTDNAAELNFFLQEFKYDVHLAQVFYNNQLAQINARQQQVLDAPVYCVTGTQDKLTAGYQRKYKYWLQICKSVHLIEYPGAGHYLLRDCPQQLAETLVAIYQNTLDAAQSSQNLSAKDKLLMAIGK; this is encoded by the coding sequence ATGAGCATTTTGCCCATTTTGGACCAGTTGACCGCTCGCAAGGTCATTATTAAAAAAAATCAGCAAAAACTGAATGTAGATGCCCCCGCCAATGCCCTGAACCCGGAGCTGGTGGCCGCCTTAAAAAACCATAAGCCCAGGCTGATGGCTATGCTTGAACACAGCGAGTTATCCGGCTTCCTGCAACAGACCTCCCCGGCCGCAGGCCGGTATGAGTTTCGCCCGGAACAGCTGAAGTTACTGGACGCCCTGGCAAAGCCTTCATCATGTCATTTGGGACAGTATCATCTGCTGGCATTTACCCTGCGCCAACAACAGAGCCAGGCAGCCATAGCCGAAAAGCTCAGCCAGGTGATTCGCCATGCCGATGCCTTGCGCCTGGCCGTCACCCGGGTTGAAGACGGCTATCGGGGAGAATATCTGCCCCTTGACGATAACTTTCTCCGCCAGGTCATCAGCACGGATGAAGGCCGGCCGGATTTGACACAGCTGCAGCAGCAACTCAGCGCCGCAACATTCGGGGGACAGCCCCTGTTCAGGCTGGTTGTTTATCCCCGGGCACAACAACTAACCCTGGTTTTTGCCTTGCATGTGTTACAGGCGGATGTGCCTGCCCTGGCATTATTCAGGCAGCGCATCAGCTCGGTCTTCAGCGGCCTGGAACAGCCGGTATCGCCGTCAACAGCCGAGAGCCACTGGGCCCTGGCTCAGGAAGAAGCCTTGCCCGCCGATGGCGAATCCCGGTGGCGGGCACACCAGGGGCAAGCAGGCAACTTGACTCCCGCCAGCGCCCCGCCCCCGGCGAAAAGCTGCCGGGTCGACCTCGACCTTGATGCTTCCGGGTTAAAACAGCAGCTGGAACAGGCAAAAACCAGTTTGCAGCAGTTTGCCGCGGCAATTGTCAGCCATACCGTAAGGCAGGTAAACGGCTGCGAAGAGGTGATGCTTTACCAGTACGGTAAAGCCAGGAAGCTGCCTTTTCATTCGGTAGACTTTCGCCATACCGCCGCCGCCCTCGATTTTGGCTACCCGCTGTGCCTGTCTGCTCCACCGGCCAGCTCGCTGTCGGGCCAGCTGCAGCAGCTGAAACAAAAAAAAGCACAACAGCCGCAAGATGGCGCGGCTTTATCCCACTGGCTGCAACAGGAGAGCAGTTTCGCCATCGCCGGCAACTGCATCAAATTAAGCTGCAGCGACCTGACGGAGGCATATGCGGAGGTCTCCCTTGCAGAGCAGCACTTGGCCGAGGCAGATAGCCTGGTATTGCCTTATCTGCCGGCAACCACCCTGGACTGCCGGTTAAGCGAGCGGCAGCTCTCTTTCGTCGTTAGCGGCTTTGGCCTGGACGCGGCACAGTTTGAACGGGAACTCGAACAAGCTGCCAGACAAATGATAAGCCTGCTCAGCGCCGGTCCCCAGCTGGCCTGGTATACAAGCGATCTGGATGTTTCTTTAACCCAGCAGCAGTTAACCCGGGTGATAAGCCAATATAACCAGGTCGAAGCCATCCACCGCATCACGCCGCTGCAACACGGCATGTACTTCCACAGCTTACTCGACAATAACGCCTATACCATTAATACTTCGCTGGATATTGTCGGTGATTTCGATGTCGCCCGCTTCAGGCGGGCGGCTGCACGTCTGGTGGCGGGCCACAGCGCCCTGAGAACCCGGTTCAGCGATATTAACAGTGAAACCATACACCAGATCATTTTGACGGCGGGCGAAATCCCGGTTGACGAATATGATCTGTCTGCCAGGGCGCCGGCGCAGCAAGACGAAGCATTTGCAGACATCATCCGCGACCTGCCGCCTTTTAACCTGGCTGACGGCCCCTTGCTCCGTTTCACCTCGGGCAAACTCAAGGAACAAACCCACAGAATCAACCTGGCCTTCCACCACATCATACTCGATGGCTGGAGTGTGCCTTTACTGATTGAACGGGTATTGCAGCTATACCACCAGGACACGGGCTCAGCCGTTGAAACGGCTGCCCCCGCCTCACTCTATGTCCGCTGGCTCGAACAGCAGGATGCCGGGAGTGCGGGCAAGTACTGGTCGGCACAACTGGCAGAGATAGACGAACCCACTAAAATAAACATAGAGCTGCCGCCAAGCAATAAAACCGGGCAAAAGATCAGCCAGACCCTGACATTCGACCAGGAGCAAAGCCGGGCCATCAACCGGCTCGCCCATCAGCACAAGACAACCTTAAATGTCGTCTTGCAGGCGGCCTGGGGCTATCTGCTGCACAGGTACAGCGGCGCACAGACAGTGGTCTTTGGCTCCACCACCTCAGGCAGGCCTTCCCAGATCCCCGGCATAGAGTCTATGGTGGGTATGTTTATGAATACCGTCCCCGTGGCCATGACGATCCGGCCGCAGTTGACCCTGAGCCAATGGCTGGCTGAATTGCACCAGGCGCATATTGACAGGGAAAGCCACAGCTACCTGCCCCTGAACAAGATAACGGAATTAAGCGGCCTGGATAACGGCATCCCCCTGTTCGACTCCCTGCTGGTGGTGGAAAACATGCCCCGCCCCGGCTCCGGCGGCGATGGCCGCCAGGCGTTAAGGCTGGAAAACTACACTATGGAGGAAGACAGCCACTACCCTATCACCCTGGATGTGGTCAACAGCACGCATATCAGCATCACCATAAAATTCGATGATGAAAAATACCTTAAGCGGGACTTTGACCGCCTCATCGGCGGATTCAAAACCATCATCTGCGCCATGGTGGAGGCGCCGGGGCAAACGCTGGCGGAGATCGATATTATCAGTGAAGCAGACCGCCGCCAGTTAAGCCAGTGGCATCAGCAGGGAACACTTGAAATACCCGACTTATGTCCGCATCAATTGATCAGCGAACAGGCCCGCCTGCGGCCGGCGGCAACCGCCCTGGTCTGCAACGACCGGCACCTGAGTTATGCCGAGCTGGAAAGCCAGTCCAACCGCCTGGCAGACTACCTGCTGCAACAGACAAGCGGGGAGCGCCAGGACTCCCTCATCGCCCTGATGATACCGAGATCGATCGAACTGGTCACCAGTATCCTGGCGGTTTGGAAAACGGGCAGCGGCTATATTCCCATCGACCCGGAATTACCTGCCGAACGCATAGATGCCATTTTACAGGATGCCGATGCCGACATCTTGCTGTGCAGCCCGCAACAGCAGGACAAACTTGGCCGGCTGAACTGGCAGGGCCAGATCGCTGAGCTGGACCCGCAAATCGTACACGATGAGCAATACAACAGCCGCTTACCGGACCGGCAAGTTCCGCCGGATGCCCTCAGTTATGTGATTTTCACCTCAGGTTCCACCGGCAGGCCCAAGGGAGCGCAAATCGAGCATGTCGGCGCCCTCAATCATATGCTCAACAAGGTCATAGATCTGCAAATAGATGAAAACTCCCGGGTGGTGCAGAACGCCTCGCAAAGTTTTGATATTTCCGTATGGCAAATGTTTTGCGCCCTGATTTCAGGCGGCACCACCTATATTTATGACCAGCAAAAAGTGCTGGATATCCGCCGGTTTATCGACAGCATCAATGACGATGCCATCACCATTTTAGAGGTGGTTCCTTCTTATATGGGGCTGCTGCTCGATACTTTGCCGCAGGACAGGCAACACTTTGAGCAACTGAAGTTTTTAATGGTGACCGGCGAAACCGTCGATGCGCACACGATAAACCGCTGGTTCGGCAGTTTTCCCGCCATTCCCGTGTTTAATGCCTATGGCCCGACGGAAGCTTCGGACGATATCACCCACCACCTGATGACAGGCGGCGAACAAATCAACCCGGTTCCCATAGGCAAAGTGCTTAAAAACTTCAATATCCATATTGTCGACGAACAGCTCAGGGAGCTGCCTGTCGGGGTCAAGGGAGAAATCCTGGTCACAGGTATAGGCGTCGGCAGGGGTTATATCAATGACCCGGAAAAAACCGCACTTGCCTTCGGCAGCGGCGGTTTTACCGACAGGTATAAAGGGCGTTACTATAAAACCGGCGATATCGGCCGCTTCCGTCCCGACGGCGTGGTCGAATTTTTCGGCCGCAAGGACAAACAGGTCAAAGTCCACGGACACCGTATCGAACTGGAGGAAATCGAAGGCCAGCTGCAATCTATCCCCGGGGTCAAAGGCGCCGTGGTGCTTGACTGCCGTTCAGAGCAAGGCAACACCTTTTTATGTGCGCATATTCAAAGCGATAGGACATTAGACGGCGATTTCCTCACCGGCGAATTACGCAAAACCCTGCCTTTTTATATGCTGCCGAGCCATTACCTGTCACACCGGCAATTTCCGCTTAACAACAGCGGCAAGGTCGACCGCGGTGCGCTACGCAGCATAGAAATCGTCCATAGCCAGGACTTTGAACAGGTCAAGGCCGCCACCGAAACAGAGCAAGAGCTGCTCGATACCTGGTGCCAGGTCCTGGACAACCGGGAAATAGGCGTAACCGACAACTATTTCCGTATCGGCGGGGATTCCTTCAAAGCCATCCAGATCGCCGCCAAATATGGCCGGGGATTAACCGTGGTGCACCTGTATGACTATCCCAGCGTACGGGAGCTGGCCCGTTTCCTTGACAGCCAGGGAGAGCAGCTGCAGCAACAGCTGTTAACCAAGTTGGTCGAGCAGCCGGGGGAAACCCGGTTAACCGTCATAGGGGTGCCAAACTCCGCCGGTAACCCCGTCAGCTTCCTAGATACCGCCCGGGCCGTCGCCGGGCTAAGCGATGAAATCGACTTTTACGGCATGACACTGCCCCGTAACCCGGTCGGCAGCGCCGGGGAAATGACGGAAGAAATCAGCCGCCTGGCGGATGAGATCGCCGGCTGGGCCGGCAGGGAGATCAGCACTCCCCTGGTGATATACGGCCAGTGTAACGGCTCGGCGATGGCGATTGCTATCGCCAACCGCCTGGAACAATCGGGGATAGAAGTCCGGGGCCTGGTTATTGGCGGCGCCCTGCAGCGTATCCGCCATAACAGGGATGATGAACGCTCGGATGAACAAATCATCGACTTTTTACGCTCCCTGGGAGCCCCGTTAACCGACAATGCCGCCGAGCTGAACTTCTTCCTGCAGGAGTTTAAATATGACGTTCACCTGGCACAGGTTTTCTACAACAACCAGCTGGCACAGATCAACGCCCGGCAACAGCAAGTGCTTGACGCGCCTGTCTATTGCGTTACCGGCACCCAAGATAAGCTGACCGCCGGCTACCAGCGCAAATATAAGTACTGGCTGCAAATATGCAAATCAGTCCATTTGATAGAGTACCCGGGAGCGGGACATTACCTGCTGCGCGATTGCCCGCAGCAGCTGGCAGAAACCCTGGTGGCCATCTATCAAAACACGCTTGATGCGGCACAGAGCAGCCAAAACTTGTCCGCCAAAGACAAGTTATTGATGGCCATAGGTAAATAG
- a CDS encoding choline kinase family protein, with product MKEVVSSLPEVERLGGKTNKSFAITFNRQTLVLRVPGKGTESYICRDSEGRILQQLTGTGISSDVLYFDEQAGILLTDFLRGYQPLARGDFADAAMLEKAVAVFKKVHQLELPFESSFYPAEIISKFNEIINSRNIPLPDIARVCQKTAQSLLDTINWAELAQANCHCDSLADNFMFNRQSGDLRLIDWEYAGRSYILYELADFAVDKEQQADWDNRLLELYHGQAVSEQVRLTFQRCKVLCDYLWGLWALIQYQDKQELSLYDYALYRFSRCAGNIDRELATPAY from the coding sequence ATGAAAGAAGTGGTTTCAAGCTTGCCTGAAGTTGAGCGTCTCGGCGGCAAAACCAACAAGTCCTTTGCCATCACCTTTAACCGGCAAACCTTAGTTTTACGGGTGCCGGGCAAAGGCACCGAAAGCTATATTTGCCGTGACAGCGAAGGCAGAATATTACAGCAACTCACGGGCACAGGTATTTCATCGGACGTATTATATTTTGATGAACAGGCCGGTATTTTATTAACGGATTTTCTCCGGGGATATCAGCCGCTGGCCAGGGGAGATTTTGCCGATGCGGCTATGTTAGAGAAAGCCGTCGCTGTCTTTAAAAAAGTCCACCAATTGGAGCTTCCTTTTGAATCCAGCTTCTATCCTGCAGAAATCATCAGTAAGTTTAATGAGATCATTAACAGCCGTAACATCCCTCTGCCAGATATCGCACGGGTTTGCCAAAAAACCGCCCAAAGCCTGCTTGATACCATCAACTGGGCGGAGCTGGCGCAGGCAAACTGCCATTGTGACTCCCTGGCGGATAATTTCATGTTTAACCGCCAGAGCGGGGATTTAAGGCTGATCGACTGGGAGTACGCCGGACGCTCCTATATCCTTTATGAACTGGCGGACTTTGCGGTAGACAAAGAACAGCAAGCCGACTGGGATAACCGCTTGCTGGAGCTTTATCACGGCCAGGCCGTGAGCGAACAGGTTCGCCTGACATTTCAGCGGTGTAAGGTGCTTTGCGACTACCTCTGGGGACTATGGGCCCTGATCCAATACCAGGATAAGCAGGAGTTATCCCTTTATGATTACGCCCTCTACAGGTTTAGCCGATGTGCCGGCAATATCGACAGGGAACTGGCGACACCGGCGTATTAA